The proteins below are encoded in one region of Hordeum vulgare subsp. vulgare chromosome 3H, MorexV3_pseudomolecules_assembly, whole genome shotgun sequence:
- the LOC123444604 gene encoding uncharacterized protein LOC123444604 isoform X2 produces MGASRLRLLLLPLPLLVVALLFAASRGLLLKGPLFLPGDLLPLLPWPVARPLLRRLALRSPADLLPAFVGAARVPGGDGARAAEWKGACFYENRAWMEFRDANGTDGGLGGGTVHLETTKAHSWTCMDLYVFATPYRVTWDYYFLGREHTLEIKEWESKAEYEYVKHNGVSIFLMPSGTIGTLRALWDVFPLFTNTGWGENANLAFLKKHMGATFEERPKPWVSELNPDDIQSGDFLVLSKIRGRWGGFETLEKWVTGAYAGHTAVCLRDSEGKLWVGESGHENEEGEDIIAVLPWEEWWEFETTKDDSNPQIALLPLRQDLREKFNETAAWIYAKKMNGKPYGYHNMIFSWIDTISNNYPPPLDAHVVASVMTVWNKLQPDYAASMWTEALNKRLGTKGLDLPEIIVESEKRGMTFDKLLTIPEKDKWVYTDGQSASCVAYVLMMYKEAGLFEPISSSIEVTEFTIKDAYILNFFEANMTRLPAWCNKDDTVKLPFCQIKGRYRMELPGYNAMEPYAHMNERCASLPPDYVRDENC; encoded by the exons ATGGGAGCCTCCAGGCtcaggctcctcctcctccccctccccctcctcgtcGTCGCACTCCTGTTCGCCGCCTCGCGCGGCCTCCTGCTCAAGGGGCCGCTCTTCCTCCCCGGCGACCTCCTCCCGCTCCTGCCGTGGCCGGTGGCCCGGCCGCTGCTGCGCCGCCTCGCGCTGCGGAGCCCCGCCGACCTCCTGCCGGCCTTCGTCGGCGCCGCGCGCGTGCCGGGGGGCGACGGCGCGCGCGCCGCGGAATGGAAGGGGGCATGCTTCTACGAGAACCGGGCGTGGATGGAGTTCCGCGACGCCAACGGGACCGACGGGGGCCTCGGGGGCGGCACGGTCCATCTCGAG ACTACTAAAGCACATAGCTGGACTTGCATGGATCTCTATGTGTTTGCAACTCCATACCGTGTTACATGGGATTACTACTTTCTAGGCCGTGAGCATACCCTTGAAATCAAAGAATGGGAAAGTAAGGCTGAATATGAATAT GTGAAACATAATGGAGTGTCCATCTTCCTCATGCCGTCAGGAACAATCGGGACACTCAGAGCACTCTGGGATGTTTTCCCTCTTTTCACAAATACTGGATGGGGTGAGAATGCAAACCTTGCATTTCTCAAAAAGCATATGGGCGCGACCTTTGAGGAACGGCCAAAACCGTGGGTTTCAGAATTAAATCCTGATGACATCCAATCTGGAGATTTTTTGGTTTTATCAAAAATTCGTGGACGCTGGGGTGGTTTTGAAACCCTTGAGAAGTGGGTTACTGGAGCTTATGCAGGCCATACTGCAGTTTGCCTGAGGGACTCTGAAGGGAAGCTGTGGGTCGGGGAATCTGGTCATGAAAACGAGGAG GGAGAAGATATTATTGCTGTCTTGCCATGGGAAGAATGGTGGGAGTTTGAAACGACAAAGGATGATTCGAATCCTCAGATTGCATTGCTTCCATTACGTCAAGATTTACGAGAAAAATTTAACGAGACAGCAGCTTGGATTTATGCAAAAAAAATGAATGGGAAGCCTTATGGGTATCATAATATGATCTTCAGTTGGATCGATACTATAAGTAACAACTACCCACCACCATTGGATGCTCACGTG GTTGCATCTGTTATGACTGTGTGGAACAAGCTTCAACCAGATTATGCAGCTAGCATGTGGACAGAAGCCCTTAACAAACGGCTGGGAACCAAG GGCCTTGATCTACCTGAAATCATAGTGGAATCAGAGAAACGCGGGATGACATTTGACAAATTGCTAACAATTCCTGAGAAAGATAAATGGGTCTATACTGATGGCCAGTCAGCATCTTGTGTGGCCTACGTCCTCATGATGTACAAGGAGGCTGGACTCTTTGAACCAATTTCCAGCTCTATAGAAGTCACAGAGTTCACG ATAAAAGATGCTTACATCCTGAACTTCTTCGAAGCCAATATGACACGGCTTCCGGCGTGGTGCAACAAAGACGACACTGTGAAGCTCCCCTTTTGCCAAATCAAGGGCAGATATCGAATGGAACTGCCTGGGTACAACGCCATGGAACCATACGCTCACATGAATGAAAGGTGTGCATCGCTTCCTCCGGACTACGTGAGGGATGAAAACTGCTGA
- the LOC123444604 gene encoding uncharacterized protein LOC123444604 isoform X1 — MAASKLAAVSLLLLSAASLAAVLLLRPSGADDGGVLATALPFSPADVLPLLPRRVAMAALLALRRASDIFPVFVGAATAGPAQAGAAPVGWKGACFYENEAWLVFHNDSGSKYGGGTVHLKTTKAHSWTCMDLYVFATPYRVTWDYYFLGREHTLEIKEWESKAEYEYVKHNGVSIFLMPSGTIGTLRALWDVFPLFTNTGWGENANLAFLKKHMGATFEERPKPWVSELNPDDIQSGDFLVLSKIRGRWGGFETLEKWVTGAYAGHTAVCLRDSEGKLWVGESGHENEEGEDIIAVLPWEEWWEFETTKDDSNPQIALLPLRQDLREKFNETAAWIYAKKMNGKPYGYHNMIFSWIDTISNNYPPPLDAHVVASVMTVWNKLQPDYAASMWTEALNKRLGTKGLDLPEIIVESEKRGMTFDKLLTIPEKDKWVYTDGQSASCVAYVLMMYKEAGLFEPISSSIEVTEFTIKDAYILNFFEANMTRLPAWCNKDDTVKLPFCQIKGRYRMELPGYNAMEPYAHMNERCASLPPDYVRDENC; from the exons ATGGCAGCCTCCAAGCTCGCCGCCGTGTCTCTACTGCTGCTCTCAGCAGCCTCGCTCGCGGCCGTGCTGCTCCTCCGCCCCTCCGGCGCAGACGATGGCGGCGTCCTCGCCACCGCCCTGCCGTTCAGCCCCGCGGACGTCCTGCCCCTCCTGCCGCGGCGCGTCGCCATGGCCGCCCTCCTCGCGCTCCGCCGCGCGTCGGACATCTTCCCGGTGTTCGTGGGCGCGGCGACGGCCGGGCCGGCGCAGGCGGGCGCCGCGCCGGTGGGCTGGAAGGGGGCCTGCTTCTACGAGAACGAGGCGTGGCTGGTCTTCCACAACGACTCCGGCTCCAAGTACGGCGGCGGCACGGTCCACCTCAAG ACTACTAAAGCACATAGCTGGACTTGCATGGATCTCTATGTGTTTGCAACTCCATACCGTGTTACATGGGATTACTACTTTCTAGGCCGTGAGCATACCCTTGAAATCAAAGAATGGGAAAGTAAGGCTGAATATGAATAT GTGAAACATAATGGAGTGTCCATCTTCCTCATGCCGTCAGGAACAATCGGGACACTCAGAGCACTCTGGGATGTTTTCCCTCTTTTCACAAATACTGGATGGGGTGAGAATGCAAACCTTGCATTTCTCAAAAAGCATATGGGCGCGACCTTTGAGGAACGGCCAAAACCGTGGGTTTCAGAATTAAATCCTGATGACATCCAATCTGGAGATTTTTTGGTTTTATCAAAAATTCGTGGACGCTGGGGTGGTTTTGAAACCCTTGAGAAGTGGGTTACTGGAGCTTATGCAGGCCATACTGCAGTTTGCCTGAGGGACTCTGAAGGGAAGCTGTGGGTCGGGGAATCTGGTCATGAAAACGAGGAG GGAGAAGATATTATTGCTGTCTTGCCATGGGAAGAATGGTGGGAGTTTGAAACGACAAAGGATGATTCGAATCCTCAGATTGCATTGCTTCCATTACGTCAAGATTTACGAGAAAAATTTAACGAGACAGCAGCTTGGATTTATGCAAAAAAAATGAATGGGAAGCCTTATGGGTATCATAATATGATCTTCAGTTGGATCGATACTATAAGTAACAACTACCCACCACCATTGGATGCTCACGTG GTTGCATCTGTTATGACTGTGTGGAACAAGCTTCAACCAGATTATGCAGCTAGCATGTGGACAGAAGCCCTTAACAAACGGCTGGGAACCAAG GGCCTTGATCTACCTGAAATCATAGTGGAATCAGAGAAACGCGGGATGACATTTGACAAATTGCTAACAATTCCTGAGAAAGATAAATGGGTCTATACTGATGGCCAGTCAGCATCTTGTGTGGCCTACGTCCTCATGATGTACAAGGAGGCTGGACTCTTTGAACCAATTTCCAGCTCTATAGAAGTCACAGAGTTCACG ATAAAAGATGCTTACATCCTGAACTTCTTCGAAGCCAATATGACACGGCTTCCGGCGTGGTGCAACAAAGACGACACTGTGAAGCTCCCCTTTTGCCAAATCAAGGGCAGATATCGAATGGAACTGCCTGGGTACAACGCCATGGAACCATACGCTCACATGAATGAAAGGTGTGCATCGCTTCCTCCGGACTACGTGAGGGATGAAAACTGCTGA